The Colwellia sp. M166 genome segment GACGCTTACTTCTCAAATGGTATGCACTATTAAGCATCGTTTGTTTTATTTCCCTAAACCCGAGTTCTATCTCCCATCGATGGCAGTATAACTCAACAATTTCGTTGCCAGGAAACCGCAATCTATCTGTCATTGACGTTAATATGCGATAGCTTTTACCCTTTATTGTTTTACTGATTAATCTGGCGTTAATGATTTCAGGTACATCTGGAAAATTCTTTTGTGCATGCTTTGTTGTTTTCAATGCAATGATATGGTCATTTTTACCAACCGATGTGATAATTTCATACTGTAAGTCCGGTCTTGCTGGGATCAACCAATGTCGATCACTCCCCGTTTGGTGCCAACGATTAAGCATCCCAAGTGAATAATATCCTTTATCAAACATAGTAAGAGAGTTATCAGGTGTGCGTTCAATCAAACGCTCAGCTAGCTTCATTTCATTCGTTTTGTAATTATCAAACTCACTACTGAGTAGTTGATGACTGGTAAGCTCCATATGGCAGACCATACGGATTTGTGGAAAGGCTGTGTCACCATATTGGTTGCTGCCAGAAGAAAATGCTTTACGATTATCTGGGGTGTCAGGTGTTCGCCAGACCACACCGTCCACAGCCAATAGGTTCAAACCATTCCATGTTTCAAATTCGTGTTGTTTATACATTGCTTGTGCAGATTTATTGAAGACTTGTTTAACCGAATCATCGCCTAAGCGTTGTCTGGCTTGAACCATAGCACTGGGAGCAACAAGCTGACTCTTGCCAGGTAACATGATGTCTAACTTAGTGGCGATATTCCAAACAGACTCTTTTCTAAATAAAGCCATACCAATCACTGACCATAAAACCGCTTCCAGTGGTAGCCTACGTTTGCGAACCGTAGCAATGCCAGCCTTTTCAAAGCCTTGTTCAATGATTTCAGGAGAAAGGATTTCTGATAGTTTTTCGAAGGTATGGTATCGGTTACTTTCTTCAAGTGTCGTCTGTAGTGCTTGTTCAATATTCACAAAAAAATCCGTAGTTAGTTACCTAACTACGGATTTTGCATGATCTTTTGGATCGGTCAACCGATCGTTATCTTAACTGATCGGCATTAACCTGACGAGGTGCCTTTTTTATGTACAGGATGTACGGTATAACGCAGGTGCAAGGATGCACAGAAGCGTATATGTACAGGATGCACGGTCAGTTTTTTCGTTCCGGACAAAAACTAAGTACCTGCATCCATGCCGGCAATAATTCGTGTATAAGCTTGGCGGCAAGCACTCTCTAATCGCTTAAAATTCCCCATCACTGTAATGCCAAATCTGATCGTGTCTTTCTCGTCAGCAAGTCGGCAATAGACCCCTTGTTGGCAAAGGCTATGGTGAATTTTTTCAGCATGTTCTACTTGATGAAAACGTAAGGTGAGGAATAAATCACAGCCTTTAATATCAAGCAATAAAGCTTGAGAAAATACTTCATTAAGCATCTTTTCTTGCGCTTTCCTCAATGTTTTCAAACGTGACTTTTGCTCTATTTGCCAGCTGATATCAGCTAACGCTCGCTCGGCAATGATTTGTGCTGGTCCGTTTACTTGCCATGGCCCTAATAGGCTTGCAATGCTTTTACACCAAGTATTATCCGCAATTAAAAAGCCAATACGAATACCAGCTAAACCAAAGAACTTGCCAAATGAACGCAATACCATGACGTGACCACTGTTACTATCATTAGCAACATCGCTATCAAGGTTAGGGCTATAAGGTTGCTCCTTCGACATAACGTCCATAAAGGCTTCATCAAGTACTAATAAGCCGTTAAGTTGACTGAGCTTTTCATGATATTGCTTAATAATACTAGGCGTGAAAAACTGCCCTGTTGGGTTGTTAGGATTGATCGCCACTAGCACACTGTTTGGTAATAACGATGTAATGTCCGGTAATGACGCTTGATAGAAATGCAATTGATAACCTGCGGTTTTCCAAGCATGTGCATGCTCTTTATAGCCTCGTTCAGGTAGATAGACATTGCGTGCGTGAATATTTTTTTGCCGATATAGCTCAGGCAATGCTTTAATAATGGCTTGGCTGCCGTTAGTTACAACAAGTTGTGAACATTGATAATACTGTTTTGCAGCAGCAATTAATTCAGGATTTCGTTGTGGTAATTGTTGCCATGCGCTTAACGGGATATCAGGAATGGGATAGCTGAACGGCGCAATGCCAGTGGATAGATCTAACCAATCATTGGTTGAAATTTTATATTGCTCGGCAATCTGTTGTAACTGCCCACCATGAATTAAAGCCATTTTTTTCCTAGTAATAAACTATTGTAAGTGGACTTGGTATTAAATGAACGTGCAAAAAATATTTGTGATTAATTGCCAGATAAAAACCCAGGTAATTAACAGTAAACTAGCTCGGTTAACGACATGTAAACTCTGTACAATATCATCAATGCTAACGGCACGGCCTGCGCCTAAAGTGACAGAATGAACAACATTGCCATGGTATTGAGCGCTGCCACCTAATTTTATTGCCATAACGGTTGCGCCAGCGGCCATTACCCAGCCACCATTATGACTTTTATATTGCTTGCCTTGGCTATAGGCATTTTGAAGTGCTTTGGCAAAAAGTCGGTGCGGTAGACCTTGTATCGCATAGAGCAGCGCACAACATTTTCCTGAAATGAAGCCGAGTAAATCGTCGAGACGAGCACTGGCATAACCAAAATTTATAAAACGAGCGTTTTTATAGCCCCACATTGCATCTAAGGTATTGGCAAGCCTATGCAAAATTACCAGAGGTGCGCCGCCAATAAGGTAGTAAACAAGTGATGCGATAACCGCGTCATGGCCGTTTTCTAACATGGATTCAACCGTCGCTCTTGATATTTCCTGCTCGGTAAGTGCTGAAGTTTCTCGACTGACAATATAGCCGGTGAAGTGGCGAGCGTTATCAATATCGCCAGACTGTAGTGGCCGGTAAATCTGCATGGCATGTTGATATAAACTATTCAGTCCTATTGCTAAATAAAGTACCGTGGCATCGGCCATAATTTGCCCATACCAAGTTAACTGCTCAATGAGGAAATAATAAAGTACAGGTAATGGTAGTACCAATAAGCACCAAGCCATCGTGCCGAGTAGTTTTGCTTTTAGTACTGAACGGTCTTTGGTTGACACTTTTTCTATTGGAAGCGGATTAAGTCTTGCTGCCAGTTTATTGGCTAACCAGCCAAAGCCAACCAAGTAATGAAAATGTTTTGCTTCACCTAACGTTTTATCCAACAATAGTGCGATGAACAGCGTTAATACCAGACTAAATTCAGACAGTATTGCGATACTTTGTTGAAATATATTGTGTTGAAAAATATGCTCAAACAATGTTACTACTGCCTTAATATTTTCGGGGTTATAAAGCTTAGTTATCTTTAAATTAAAAGACCTAAAGCGCCTAACTAAACAGCTTGGTTATAGCGTTTTAGTTAGGCAGTTTATGTTGTTATAACTGCTCAACTAATTGAAATTGATTATCCTGATGGAGATAATTCAAGCTTAATAAGCAACCATTGTCGAAGAGTTGATAAGCATTACCCGTTGAATTTTCGCCTAGTCTTGCTAATAAGCAACGTAACGCTTCGCCATGAAAAATAACCAGTAAGTTTTTACTTTTGTGACTCAGTGCTAGCGACTTTAATGCTTGATAAATACGTTCACCGCATAGTATTGCGCTTTCTCCATTAACCGGTTTTAGTTCGGTAAATTGGTGTAATATTTCATGATAGTTTTTATCGTTCTTAATATCATTAACATGTTTACCTTGCCAATGACCTAAATCTCTTTCGACCAAGCTATCTAAACTCATCACGGGGGCATTTAATTGTTGCTGGCATATCGCCGCGCTTGCAATTGCTCGTCCTAGTGAGGAAGAAACAATGAGGTCTATTTTTTTGCTGATAAGTTGCGAGGCAACATTTTCTGACTGTTGTTTGCCTATAGCGGTTAGTTCACTGTCTAATTGCCCTTGAAAACGTTGTACTTTATTCCATTGGGTTTGTCCGTGACGAGCTAAATATAGCGTTGTTTTCATTTCTTAGCTCTATGCTGTAGCTGTTAAAATAGAATAATTGGCTGTGGAGAATAACTAAATCATTAACTTGATTCAATGCAATTGTTTTTTCTACACACTATTGCTCTGACAAGCATCCAGTAGAGGCAGGTAAAATGGTGTTATTTGTTGAATAACCGTTGCGCATGGCGTAATATCAGCGCAGATTTAGGTGTCTTGAGTTGCCGCGTTAATGAGATAAAATTTATCTGCTTAACACGGATGACAAAGATGAAACGTGAAACTGGTGAAATACCAGTACTGCCCCCGCAACGGTAACTGTGAGCAGCAACAAAACCACTGTATTAAATCACTACTTTATTTAACAAAATAGTGACGATATGGGAAGGTGTTGCAAGTGCGATGAACAGGAGTCCGGAGACCGGCCTAAAGCTATCACTCGACAACTGCGGTGGGCGGTAATTCAGAGAACAGTATACGGTCTGAGTTATTTTTTACGATCGCATGATGTATTAAAGCGCTACTTATCGTTGCTATTATTCATTACGTGACCACACCGCATACCGACTTTGATTTCCTACACCGTTAATATTCTATATATATTAGGCAGCGGAATCGTTATGAAATCAGACCACCAAAAATTACCTATTAACTTGTTTGTTGCCGTATTGGCAATATTAAGCTTTCTTATGTTAGCTACTCGTACACACCATTTTTCTAGCTTTAACCATTTGCCGAGTGCATCAATTGCTATTTTCTTTTTAGCTGGGATGTATTTGAGAAATATTAAAGCCTTTTGGTTCTTTTACATTCTGACTTTAACAATAGATCTCGCGTCATCTTATTATCGTGGTCAATTTGGTGACTGTATTACCACTTCATATCCAGCGTTAGTATTGAGCTACGGCGTTATGTTTACTGTCGGTTATTATACTCGTCCTAACTGGCAGCGAAGCGCCTGGCAAATCAACATTGTTAAAGTGGCGTTAGCGTTATTTATTGCCAGCTCAATTGCCTTCTTTATTTCAAATGGTAGCTATTACGCATTATCAGGTAAGTTTCCTGAGTTGTCTTGGGCTGAATACGCAACCCGCGTTGATAAATACTACTTTAAGTCTATTTCTAATCCTATTTTCTATGTGATTTCGGCGATCGTTATTGATTTTACCTTGAGTCATTTCTTTGCTGATAAAGCCATAGATACCAAAGTTAATAACTCGCTTTAATTTTTAGCTTGTTAAAAATAGTTTAATGAGAAGGATAGCTTAATGGCTTCTGCAAAAAAGCAAACATCACCAGTTGCAAACACCGCATTTAAAAATAAGCCTGAACATAAGCAAGGCAGTGGTGTTATGTGTTCAGCATTAATTATTGCTGCGCCGCATTCGGGCTCTGGAAAAACCACAGTAACAGCGGCTTTGGCTCGTTATCACCGCAACCAAGGTCGTACAGTAACGGTGTTTAAAGTTGGACCTGACTTTATTGACCCGATGATTTTACGCCAAGCTAGTGGTGAATTAGTTTATCAATTAGATCTCTGGCTCGTTGGCGAGAAAGGCTGTCAGGAATTGCTTTATCGTGCTGCACAAGAGTCTGATCTTATTCTGATTGAAGGCGTCATGGGCTTGTTTGATGGCAACCCGAGTAGTGCGGACCTAGCTGAGTACTTTAACATTCCAGTGCTAGGGGTTATCGATGCTAAAGCGATGGCACAAACCTTTGCCGCGGTGACGTTTGGCTTAGCAAAGTTTAGAAAAAACTTACCTTTTTCTGGCGTAATTGCCAACCGTGTGAATAGCGAGCGTCATATCGAGTTGCTAAGTGAAGGCTTTCCAGAAGAGTTTCGTTTTTATGGCCGTTTACCAAAAGATGAAACTATTACCTTACCAGCACGTCATTTAGGCTTAGTGTTGGCACAGGAATTATCCGATATTGATGCGCAACTTGATCGAGCTGCAGGTCATATCGCTAATACCGATCTAACTGAGTTACCTGAAAAAGTAGAATTTTTTGCAAGTCATACCAATAGCGATGAAATCATGACTAAGCAAGCATTGCTCGGCACACGCATTATTATTGTGCGAGATAATGCTTTTAGTTTTATTTACGCGGCTAATATTGCTTTTTTACAACAAGCAGGCGCAGAGCTAGTTTATTGTTCAGCATTGACCGATGAACACCTGCCTGACGGTGATGTTTTATATATTCCGGGTGGTTATCCTGAGCTCTATATTGAACAGTTAATGGCGAATGTCACTTTTCTCGATGATGTTAAAGGTTTTGCTGCTAGTAATAAGCCTATTATTGCTGAGTGCGGCGGCATGATGTATTTACTTGAGCAACTTACCGATATGTCAGGGCAAGAGTTTTCGATGCTGGGTTTATTGCCAGGTAAGGCGGTTATGCAGAAAAAAGTCGCC includes the following:
- a CDS encoding IS4 family transposase, whose protein sequence is MNIEQALQTTLEESNRYHTFEKLSEILSPEIIEQGFEKAGIATVRKRRLPLEAVLWSVIGMALFRKESVWNIATKLDIMLPGKSQLVAPSAMVQARQRLGDDSVKQVFNKSAQAMYKQHEFETWNGLNLLAVDGVVWRTPDTPDNRKAFSSGSNQYGDTAFPQIRMVCHMELTSHQLLSSEFDNYKTNEMKLAERLIERTPDNSLTMFDKGYYSLGMLNRWHQTGSDRHWLIPARPDLQYEIITSVGKNDHIIALKTTKHAQKNFPDVPEIINARLISKTIKGKSYRILTSMTDRLRFPGNEIVELYCHRWEIELGFREIKQTMLNSAYHLRSKRPDMVRQELWGVLLAYNLIRRIMTMAAKETGIWPNQLSFSSSSMAVVQYFSSISIMSPGNIPMHWDHLLKTLLLFKLPTRREDRKYPRWVKPKPSKYPHKKKNAS
- the cobD gene encoding threonine-phosphate decarboxylase CobD, translating into MALIHGGQLQQIAEQYKISTNDWLDLSTGIAPFSYPIPDIPLSAWQQLPQRNPELIAAAKQYYQCSQLVVTNGSQAIIKALPELYRQKNIHARNVYLPERGYKEHAHAWKTAGYQLHFYQASLPDITSLLPNSVLVAINPNNPTGQFFTPSIIKQYHEKLSQLNGLLVLDEAFMDVMSKEQPYSPNLDSDVANDSNSGHVMVLRSFGKFFGLAGIRIGFLIADNTWCKSIASLLGPWQVNGPAQIIAERALADISWQIEQKSRLKTLRKAQEKMLNEVFSQALLLDIKGCDLFLTLRFHQVEHAEKIHHSLCQQGVYCRLADEKDTIRFGITVMGNFKRLESACRQAYTRIIAGMDAGT
- a CDS encoding CobD/CbiB family cobalamin biosynthesis protein, with protein sequence MFEHIFQHNIFQQSIAILSEFSLVLTLFIALLLDKTLGEAKHFHYLVGFGWLANKLAARLNPLPIEKVSTKDRSVLKAKLLGTMAWCLLVLPLPVLYYFLIEQLTWYGQIMADATVLYLAIGLNSLYQHAMQIYRPLQSGDIDNARHFTGYIVSRETSALTEQEISRATVESMLENGHDAVIASLVYYLIGGAPLVILHRLANTLDAMWGYKNARFINFGYASARLDDLLGFISGKCCALLYAIQGLPHRLFAKALQNAYSQGKQYKSHNGGWVMAAGATVMAIKLGGSAQYHGNVVHSVTLGAGRAVSIDDIVQSLHVVNRASLLLITWVFIWQLITNIFCTFI
- a CDS encoding histidine phosphatase family protein yields the protein MKTTLYLARHGQTQWNKVQRFQGQLDSELTAIGKQQSENVASQLISKKIDLIVSSSLGRAIASAAICQQQLNAPVMSLDSLVERDLGHWQGKHVNDIKNDKNYHEILHQFTELKPVNGESAILCGERIYQALKSLALSHKSKNLLVIFHGEALRCLLARLGENSTGNAYQLFDNGCLLSLNYLHQDNQFQLVEQL
- a CDS encoding cobyrinate a,c-diamide synthase, whose protein sequence is MASAKKQTSPVANTAFKNKPEHKQGSGVMCSALIIAAPHSGSGKTTVTAALARYHRNQGRTVTVFKVGPDFIDPMILRQASGELVYQLDLWLVGEKGCQELLYRAAQESDLILIEGVMGLFDGNPSSADLAEYFNIPVLGVIDAKAMAQTFAAVTFGLAKFRKNLPFSGVIANRVNSERHIELLSEGFPEEFRFYGRLPKDETITLPARHLGLVLAQELSDIDAQLDRAAGHIANTDLTELPEKVEFFASHTNSDEIMTKQALLGTRIIIVRDNAFSFIYAANIAFLQQAGAELVYCSALTDEHLPDGDVLYIPGGYPELYIEQLMANVTFLDDVKGFAASNKPIIAECGGMMYLLEQLTDMSGQEFSMLGLLPGKAVMQKKVAAIGSQWVNLTGFGKGIDGSLVDNGAHDTDNIMRGHSFHYSAAEIDLEPSGQTTHHPSERAGEFVYQHNNILASYMHWYLPSNPSLTLRIFNKTRCF